The following nucleotide sequence is from Roseofilum capinflatum BLCC-M114.
TGCAAAAATAAACCAATATAGGCTTTAATATCAATCTCACTTAACTTCATATACTTTTCTTCCCTCAAGTCCAACTCAGAATAAGGAACCCCAGGGGACAGATTCAACCGCTTCGTCTTCAAGGTATAGGGTCGCCGAGTCAAGAAAATATAAACCCGCTCCGGCAGCGTCATGGGCAAATATAAGAGGTTGCTTCCTGACTCTTGATTCACTTCATCTAAAGCATCAATCACTAAAATCAGTCGCTCTCCTGCGGGTAGCTTCTGACTCACTTTTTCCAGCAATGCCGGTAAATTGTCCCCTTCTGCCTTTTCCAACCGATACCGGCCAATTAACTGCTCGCGAATCCTCCTGAGAAATAAATCTGGGGTATTAATCCCCTGGGCTAAAATATTAAAATAATGGGGATAGTGTCGCTCAGATACCAATTTTGCAGATAGGGCAGTTTTCCCCATCCCCGCATCGCCAATGACGGTAAAATAGCCTTTGGGGTTGTGTTGAATAAACTGGTCAAATGCGTCAAAGACAAACTCGCGCCCACAAAATCGTTCAATTTTTTCTTGAATGAGCGCCTTAAATTCATCGGAGTACAACCCATCGGGTTTGGGAGGAACGATAGAACCGCAGCCATTGCGATATTGTTGTCTGAGAAATTTATGCAAGTGTCCAGCTTTTCCTGCACCGTTACAATTGGCTAAATCTTCAGATAGCGCTTTAAACTTGTCGTAAATGTCTCCCATTCTTTTCTTGACAGTTCCCTTGGGATCAGTCAATTTTGCCGCAACTGTATCTTCATCTAAACATTCATCTTCCTTGGGAAATTTTGCTAATAAAGTTTCTTCTTCTTTAGGCGATAACCCGCGCTTTCCAGAGATGTCTTTGATAAATTCTTGCCAAGTCATTGTCATAGAGCTGTTCTCCGCGATGTTGTCAGAAGCCGGGTTTCTTGGAGAAACCCGGCTTCTATCCCCAGGTCTATGTTACTATAAAAACAGCGCTACCGCTCCAATTTTAGACTTTGTTTAGACTTTTTAGACTTTAGTTAGACCTCGAATAGACTTTAGACTTTGCTGCTACTTTACCCTAAAAATTAGACTTTTTTCGAGACCTAGCTTAGACCTATTCTCAATCCTGGTGTGGCAGACTTGAAGAATAGATGAATTGAGGATAAGCCAATGAGCGTTTTGAATTCCAAGCCAGAACAACAACCGGAAAACCAGGGTGAAAATTGTCAGCAAAATAAGTATAAATGGTGCATTACTTTGGGTATTATTCTGTTAATTGAATTACCCCAAGTCGCCGCCGCATGGGTAACCTTGGCAGACCGGATGGCTTGGCCGTTGCCGGAACGCCCTGAAGTGGTGGAGGTGAAGCGCTGATACTGGCCTGCGCCCTTTTCAGGGTGCAGGGAATGGGGTTTTTGGA
It contains:
- a CDS encoding AAA family ATPase, which codes for MTMTWQEFIKDISGKRGLSPKEEETLLAKFPKEDECLDEDTVAAKLTDPKGTVKKRMGDIYDKFKALSEDLANCNGAGKAGHLHKFLRQQYRNGCGSIVPPKPDGLYSDEFKALIQEKIERFCGREFVFDAFDQFIQHNPKGYFTVIGDAGMGKTALSAKLVSERHYPHYFNILAQGINTPDLFLRRIREQLIGRYRLEKAEGDNLPALLEKVSQKLPAGERLILVIDALDEVNQESGSNLLYLPMTLPERVYIFLTRRPYTLKTKRLNLSPGVPYSELDLREEKYMKLSEIDIKAYIGLFLQDPEHQESLQRWIAERTTTEEFVEQVADKSENNFMYLRYLLPAIAEGQYNDLQLAQLPNGLEEYYQQHWVRMGMEDAPQEFIVIILFILKEVGTPIPSEMIAEIAEQDEAQVEDVLDGWIEYLRMQHQDGECCYSIYHASFLNFLEKQTALKQNRKLFREVNQRIADYLEGEME